ATTGCCAGTGCAGAGAAAACCACtgcaatggaaacattcaaccAAAAAACAAGACTCCGCTTCGACGGCTTAAATGTCAAGTTGAAGAAAATGACAGGTAAGATGAAGTCAAGGGGCATGAAACCGAAAGCTCCAATGACGGCATTGATGTCTCCGAAAAATGGAAGCATAGCTGCAACTGTCGTGGCTATAACAACAGATAGTGATCTCGAGACTACCCTCGGGATAACATTACGGGCAGACAACTCTTTGCTCTTTGGATCTGCAAATGTTCTTTCCAGCACTTCATTTGTTGGCTGCAAGTAGACCTGTGACAAAAACcagatttttattattgaatacaTGAACCTATGTTGACCCGACACACATGCAcctgaagaaaaatgaagagtcggaAAGAAGAGGGAGGAGGGAAAGATATGCGCTCACCACGCCAACTGCTGATAGTTGGAGAATAGTAAAGAGGTTGGTCATCAAGATGAACCATTTTGGCACCAAAGGATTCCCATCATCCAAGAAATTACTGAGTAAAAGGCCTTCAGAATGGTTGCCAAATGCCCAATAACCGGTGATGGCAACAGTGAAGAAAGTAATGATAAGTACTGTGTAACAAACACATAACCCTTTGAACATCTTCCCCTTCACCGGTGGTGCAATTGTTGCCTGAATTTCTGGAATGATACCATTGCCATAAGTTGTGGCAATAATGGCGATAGCATTGAATATTCCGAAAATTCGGCTTTCGGTGTCACCTTTCAGGCCATAATCCTTTTTTGGTCCCTTTGAAGAATTCCCTGGaataacaaacaaacaaacaaacaaaaaagccATGTTTAATTAATCATTGAATCAAACAGATGATGGAAACAAGTTCTTATTGTATCTCCAGAATTACCTATATGTATGGAAGCAGCAGCGGCACAGGCACTATAGGCAAGGCATAGAAACAAGGATATCAAATTAATATGCCTTAGTGAGTGAAAAGATGGGATTTGATCTAAAACCAGCATCAAGAACCCAAATATAATAACGAATTCGTAAAGCTTCATACTCCCATTTGGTTGTGAGAGCACGTAAATTGCCTGCAAAAATTGGAAACCATTTTCA
The window above is part of the Gossypium raimondii isolate GPD5lz chromosome 9, ASM2569854v1, whole genome shotgun sequence genome. Proteins encoded here:
- the LOC105799182 gene encoding GABA transporter 1 isoform X1; this encodes MAGVDLTPYPKREKEGEMGSLGNSANSKAVHEAGEDDYDHHKHLSPTHQQLDAGALFVLKSKGSWLHCGYHLTTSIVAPTLLSLPFAFTFLGWAVGIISLVVGALVTFYSYNLLSLVLEHHAQLGRRHLRFRDMANDILGPRWGWYYVGPTQFMVCYGSVIALTLLGGQCMKAIYVLSQPNGSMKLYEFVIIFGFLMLVLDQIPSFHSLRHINLISLFLCLAYSACAAAASIHIGNSSKGPKKDYGLKGDTESRIFGIFNAIAIIATTYGNGIIPEIQATIAPPVKGKMFKGLCVCYTVLIITFFTVAITGYWAFGNHSEGLLLSNFLDDGNPLVPKWFILMTNLFTILQLSAVGVVYLQPTNEVLERTFADPKSKELSARNVIPRVVSRSLSVVIATTVAAMLPFFGDINAVIGAFGFMPLDFILPVIFFNLTFKPSKRSLVFWLNVSIAVVFSALAIIAAIAAVRKIVLDAKTYRLFANV
- the LOC105799182 gene encoding GABA transporter 1 isoform X2, giving the protein MVCYGSVIALTLLGGQCMKAIYVLSQPNGSMKLYEFVIIFGFLMLVLDQIPSFHSLRHINLISLFLCLAYSACAAAASIHIGNSSKGPKKDYGLKGDTESRIFGIFNAIAIIATTYGNGIIPEIQATIAPPVKGKMFKGLCVCYTVLIITFFTVAITGYWAFGNHSEGLLLSNFLDDGNPLVPKWFILMTNLFTILQLSAVGVVYLQPTNEVLERTFADPKSKELSARNVIPRVVSRSLSVVIATTVAAMLPFFGDINAVIGAFGFMPLDFILPVIFFNLTFKPSKRSLVFWLNVSIAVVFSALAIIAAIAAVRKIVLDAKTYRLFANV